The following are from one region of the Actinoplanes sp. L3-i22 genome:
- a CDS encoding Hsp70 family protein: MSIDQGGPKYALGIDFGTSNTVAVARWPDGRARPILVDGSPLLPSAIYADAAGNLLVGRDAVHSARLEPARFEPNPKRRVDDGQVLLGEREFEVIDLITAVLARVVEEWHRAVGPYRPETTLTCPATWGAARRTLLAEAAARAGLSGARLVAEPVAAATYFAEVLEREVPVGSVLMVHDFGAGTFDASLVSRTATGFEVLAVDGRDDLGGLDVDAALVEHLRTDAWERLLEPTTIEERRARRQLWDDVRIAKERLSRAQSADFVVPLLDAEVHLTRDELEEVARPVLEQTVRITRNLLTHADLPEGRLAGVFLVGGASRIPLMATLLHRELGEPPVVIEQPELVVAEGSVLARAALLTSEPAAPGPTAEMRLPSQSMPAFPERSATVLTQPAPAVPTQAVLAQAAPEAVDGATELGAMPVVTQPVAARSIPEAAGTTLPTRAPDSTAPEAAAALAELAAPFSEPTGEETFSEPTEQGPAPMAAETLPSRKPGAAIAETPAAAAASTSAAPASAAPASAAPAQRSAPPASRPARMDNRETEIRPELVVPPHMRPPVDPWPDADPPHWQPDPDATMPTSPPPHEGRTPLSSRSNGAPAQQRGGPSRQNGAPARQSSGASRPGGAPARQGGGSSRQNAVPRTNESGPNRTAQPVAHARPISSAPAPASGRAVVSPPAPAPVREPKRKPPKPARQRRRNPFLRFLQVLLSILTMICVPLIALVLAYGYGNGVPWEKDAINVFNDIAVLLHLKTK, translated from the coding sequence ATGTCCATCGACCAGGGTGGTCCGAAGTACGCCCTCGGCATCGACTTCGGCACCTCGAACACCGTTGCCGTCGCGCGGTGGCCGGACGGCCGGGCGCGGCCGATCCTGGTCGACGGCTCCCCGTTGCTGCCCTCCGCGATCTACGCCGACGCCGCGGGGAACCTTCTGGTCGGCCGGGACGCGGTGCACAGCGCCCGGCTCGAGCCGGCCCGCTTCGAGCCGAACCCGAAACGCCGCGTCGACGACGGCCAGGTGCTGCTCGGCGAGCGGGAGTTCGAGGTCATCGACCTGATCACCGCGGTGCTCGCCCGGGTGGTCGAGGAGTGGCACCGCGCGGTCGGGCCGTACCGTCCGGAGACCACGCTCACCTGCCCGGCGACCTGGGGCGCCGCCCGGCGGACCCTGCTCGCCGAGGCGGCCGCCCGGGCCGGCCTGTCCGGCGCGCGGCTGGTCGCCGAGCCGGTCGCCGCGGCCACCTACTTCGCCGAGGTGCTGGAACGCGAGGTGCCGGTCGGCTCGGTGCTGATGGTGCACGACTTCGGCGCCGGCACGTTCGACGCCAGCCTGGTCTCGCGGACCGCCACCGGCTTCGAGGTGCTCGCCGTCGACGGTCGCGACGACCTGGGCGGCCTGGACGTGGACGCGGCACTGGTCGAGCACCTGCGGACCGATGCCTGGGAACGCCTGCTCGAGCCGACCACGATCGAGGAGCGCCGGGCCCGCCGGCAGCTCTGGGACGACGTCCGGATCGCCAAGGAGCGGCTCTCCCGGGCGCAGTCCGCCGACTTCGTGGTGCCGCTGCTCGACGCCGAGGTGCACCTGACCCGGGACGAGCTGGAAGAGGTCGCCCGGCCGGTGCTGGAGCAGACCGTCCGGATCACCCGGAACCTGCTGACCCACGCCGACCTGCCGGAGGGCCGGCTGGCCGGGGTGTTCCTGGTCGGCGGGGCCAGCCGGATCCCGCTGATGGCCACGCTGCTGCACCGCGAGCTGGGCGAGCCGCCGGTCGTCATCGAGCAGCCGGAGCTGGTGGTCGCCGAGGGCAGCGTGCTGGCCCGGGCGGCGCTGCTGACCTCAGAGCCGGCCGCGCCGGGGCCGACCGCGGAGATGCGGTTGCCCTCGCAGTCCATGCCCGCGTTCCCGGAGCGTTCGGCGACCGTGCTCACCCAGCCGGCGCCCGCGGTGCCCACCCAGGCGGTGCTGGCGCAGGCCGCGCCGGAGGCGGTGGACGGGGCGACCGAGCTGGGCGCGATGCCGGTGGTCACCCAGCCGGTGGCGGCCCGGTCGATCCCGGAGGCCGCCGGGACGACCCTGCCGACCCGGGCGCCCGACTCGACGGCGCCCGAGGCCGCGGCGGCGCTGGCCGAGCTGGCGGCGCCGTTCTCGGAGCCGACCGGCGAGGAAACCTTCTCGGAGCCGACTGAGCAGGGGCCGGCGCCGATGGCCGCGGAGACGCTGCCGTCGCGGAAGCCCGGGGCGGCCATCGCCGAGACCCCGGCGGCCGCCGCTGCATCCACCTCCGCCGCGCCGGCTTCCGCAGCCCCGGCTTCCGCTGCTCCGGCGCAGCGGTCCGCTCCGCCCGCCTCGCGGCCGGCCAGGATGGACAATCGGGAGACCGAGATCCGGCCGGAGCTCGTCGTCCCGCCGCACATGCGGCCGCCGGTCGACCCGTGGCCGGATGCCGACCCGCCGCACTGGCAGCCCGATCCGGATGCCACGATGCCGACCAGCCCGCCGCCGCACGAGGGGCGGACGCCGCTGTCGTCGCGGTCGAACGGGGCACCGGCGCAGCAGCGCGGCGGACCGTCGCGGCAGAACGGGGCGCCCGCGCGGCAGAGCAGCGGCGCTTCGCGGCCGGGTGGCGCACCCGCGCGGCAGGGCGGTGGGTCTTCGCGGCAGAACGCCGTACCGAGGACCAACGAATCGGGCCCGAACCGGACCGCCCAGCCGGTGGCGCATGCCCGGCCGATCTCGTCGGCGCCCGCGCCGGCCTCCGGCCGGGCGGTGGTGTCGCCGCCGGCCCCGGCCCCGGTGCGGGAGCCGAAACGGAAGCCGCCGAAACCGGCCCGGCAGCGGCGCAGGAATCCGTTCCTCCGGTTCCTGCAGGTGCTGCTCAGCATCCTGACGATGATCTGTGTCCCGCTGATCGCCCTGGTCCTGGCGTACGGCTACGGCAACGGCGTGCCCTGGGAGAAGGACGCGATCAACGTGTTCAACGACATCGCGGTCCTGTTGCACCTGAAGACGAAGTAG
- a CDS encoding electron transfer flavoprotein subunit alpha/FixB family protein: MAEVLVVVEAGVKKVTLEMLTIARGLGEVSAVVFGEADQAKLAEFGAAKIYTASGADVLDHGAAPKATAVAELVKRVSPAAVLLASTQEGKEIAGRLAVKLDNGLLTDAVDVAADGTATQVVFAGSTIVKSKVTKGLPIVTIRPNSTTPVAAAASPAVEELSVTVSDADKLATVTERVAEQKGSRPELTEAGIVVSGGRGVANADNFKLVEELADLLGGAVGASRAAVDSGYYPHQFQVGQTGKTVSPQLYVALGISGAIQHRAGMQTSKTIVAVNKDPEAPIFELADFGVVGDLFKVVPQAADEIRKRK; this comes from the coding sequence ATGGCTGAAGTACTCGTTGTCGTCGAGGCCGGCGTCAAGAAGGTCACGCTCGAGATGCTCACGATCGCTCGTGGGCTCGGCGAGGTGTCCGCGGTCGTGTTCGGCGAGGCCGACCAGGCCAAGCTCGCCGAGTTCGGCGCGGCCAAGATCTACACCGCGTCCGGTGCGGACGTGCTCGACCACGGTGCCGCTCCCAAGGCGACCGCCGTCGCCGAGCTGGTGAAGCGGGTCTCCCCGGCCGCCGTGCTGCTCGCCTCCACCCAGGAGGGCAAGGAGATCGCCGGCCGGCTGGCCGTCAAGCTGGACAACGGCCTGCTCACCGACGCGGTCGACGTCGCCGCCGACGGCACCGCCACCCAGGTGGTCTTCGCCGGCTCCACGATCGTCAAGTCCAAGGTCACCAAGGGCCTGCCGATCGTGACCATCCGTCCGAACTCGACCACCCCGGTCGCCGCCGCGGCGAGCCCGGCCGTCGAGGAGCTGTCGGTGACCGTTTCCGACGCGGACAAGCTGGCCACCGTCACCGAGCGGGTCGCCGAGCAGAAGGGCTCCCGCCCCGAGCTCACCGAGGCCGGCATCGTCGTCTCCGGCGGTCGCGGCGTGGCCAACGCCGACAACTTCAAGCTGGTCGAGGAGCTCGCCGACCTGCTCGGCGGCGCGGTCGGCGCGTCCCGCGCGGCGGTCGACTCGGGTTACTACCCGCACCAGTTCCAGGTCGGCCAGACCGGCAAGACGGTGTCCCCGCAGCTCTACGTCGCGCTGGGGATCTCCGGCGCGATCCAGCACCGGGCCGGCATGCAGACCTCGAAGACGATCGTCGCGGTCAACAAGGACCCCGAGGCCCCGATCTTCGAGCTCGCCGACTTCGGCGTGGTCGGCGACCTGTTCAAGGTCGTCCCGCAGGCCGCGGACGAGATCCGCAAGCGGAAGTAA
- a CDS encoding cysteine desulfurase family protein: MAYLDHAATTPMLSVALDAYAAAAREIGNPSSLHAAGRGARRLVEESRERIAAVIGARPSEVIFTGGGTEADNLATKGVFWARRDADPRLRRVVASAVEHHAVLDAVDWLGRHEDADVTYLPVDGAGRVDPDGFAELVRNFGDEIAVVSVQWANNEVGTVQPVPELAALAAAAGIPFHTDAVQAVGQVPVDFAASGVAALTLTGHKLGGPVGVGALVLGRDVTCTPLLHGGGQERDVRSGTLDTPGVVAFAVAVETTVQARLEYADRVAALRDELVRRVLAAIPDAIYNGDRERRLPGNAHFSFPGCEGDALLLLLDAQGIYCSTGSACSAGVAQPSHVLLAMGADDARARSSLRFSLGHDSTAADLDALLAALPGVVERARRAGAWKTPR; encoded by the coding sequence ATGGCCTACCTCGATCATGCGGCGACCACGCCGATGCTCTCCGTCGCGCTGGACGCCTATGCGGCCGCGGCGCGGGAGATCGGCAATCCGTCATCCCTGCACGCGGCCGGTCGTGGCGCCCGGCGACTGGTCGAGGAGTCGCGGGAGCGGATCGCCGCGGTGATCGGCGCGCGGCCCTCCGAGGTGATCTTCACGGGCGGTGGGACCGAGGCGGACAACCTGGCCACCAAGGGGGTTTTCTGGGCGCGGCGTGACGCGGACCCGCGTCTGCGCCGGGTGGTGGCCTCGGCCGTCGAGCATCACGCGGTGCTGGACGCGGTCGACTGGCTGGGGCGGCACGAGGACGCGGACGTGACCTACCTGCCGGTGGACGGGGCCGGGCGGGTGGACCCGGACGGATTCGCCGAGCTGGTGCGGAACTTCGGTGACGAGATCGCCGTGGTCAGCGTGCAGTGGGCGAACAACGAGGTCGGCACGGTGCAGCCGGTTCCGGAGCTGGCCGCGCTGGCCGCCGCGGCGGGCATCCCGTTCCACACCGACGCGGTACAGGCGGTCGGGCAGGTGCCGGTGGACTTCGCGGCGAGCGGGGTGGCGGCGCTCACCCTGACCGGGCACAAGCTGGGCGGGCCGGTCGGGGTCGGCGCGCTGGTGCTGGGGCGTGACGTGACCTGCACGCCGCTGCTGCACGGCGGTGGCCAGGAGCGCGACGTGCGGTCCGGGACGCTGGACACGCCCGGGGTGGTGGCGTTCGCGGTGGCCGTGGAGACGACCGTGCAGGCCCGGCTGGAGTACGCGGACCGGGTCGCCGCCCTGCGCGACGAGCTGGTCCGGCGGGTGCTCGCGGCGATCCCGGACGCGATCTACAACGGGGACCGGGAGCGGCGGCTGCCCGGCAACGCCCACTTCTCCTTCCCCGGCTGCGAGGGCGACGCGCTGCTGCTGCTCCTGGACGCGCAGGGGATCTACTGCTCGACCGGCTCGGCCTGCTCGGCCGGGGTGGCGCAGCCCAGTCACGTGCTGCTGGCGATGGGTGCGGACGACGCGCGGGCCCGGTCGTCGCTGCGGTTCTCGCTCGGGCACGACAGCACCGCGGCGGACCTCGACGCGCTGCTGGCCGCGCTGCCGGGCGTGGTCGAGCGGGCCCGCCGGGCCGGTGCGTGGAAGACACCCAGATAA
- a CDS encoding electron transfer flavoprotein subunit beta/FixA family protein, giving the protein MNIVVLVKQVPDSGAERTLSASDNTVERGSASNVINEMDEYAIEEALKIKEAHGGEVTVLTVGPSGATDSIRKALSMGPDKAVHVSDDALHGSCAVATSKVLAAALGQLNADLILCGAESTDGRVQVVPHMLAERLGVAALTGARKLTVDGAQLTIERQTDEGYEVVTASTPAIVSVWDTINEPRYPSFKGIMAAKKKPLQSLSLGDLGVSGDEVGAAGATSQVLEWTKRPARSGGAKVIDEGNGGEQLVAYLATEKFV; this is encoded by the coding sequence ATGAACATCGTCGTACTGGTGAAGCAGGTGCCCGACTCCGGTGCCGAGCGCACCCTGAGCGCGAGCGACAACACCGTCGAGCGTGGCTCGGCGAGCAACGTCATCAACGAGATGGACGAATACGCCATCGAGGAGGCGTTGAAGATCAAGGAGGCGCACGGCGGCGAGGTGACCGTGCTGACGGTCGGCCCGTCCGGTGCGACCGACTCGATCCGCAAGGCGCTCTCGATGGGGCCGGACAAGGCCGTCCACGTGTCGGACGACGCCCTGCACGGCTCCTGCGCGGTGGCCACCTCCAAGGTGCTCGCCGCCGCCCTCGGGCAGCTGAACGCCGACCTGATCCTCTGTGGCGCGGAGTCCACCGACGGCCGCGTGCAGGTCGTCCCGCACATGCTGGCCGAGCGCCTGGGCGTGGCCGCGCTGACCGGCGCCCGCAAGCTCACCGTGGACGGCGCGCAGCTGACCATCGAGCGGCAGACCGACGAGGGCTACGAGGTGGTCACCGCCTCGACGCCGGCCATCGTCAGCGTCTGGGACACCATCAACGAGCCGCGGTACCCGTCCTTCAAGGGCATCATGGCCGCCAAGAAGAAGCCGCTGCAGAGCCTGTCCCTGGGTGACCTGGGCGTGAGCGGCGACGAGGTCGGCGCGGCCGGCGCGACCAGCCAGGTGCTGGAGTGGACCAAGCGGCCGGCTCGCAGCGGCGGCGCCAAGGTCATCGACGAGGGCAACGGCGGCGAGCAGCTCGTCGCGTACCTCGCCACCGAGAAGTTCGTCTGA
- a CDS encoding PLDc N-terminal domain-containing protein, giving the protein MVRLFILLVAVELVLLILALIGCLSAERVRVLPRLLWVLVVVLIPLAGPIAYFLWGRPGHPATRPPARPVSPDDDPDFLRSMDSEQSRRDRELLAQWERELRKEEKPPPPPPDRHRDDEPQATDDTPQARDDKP; this is encoded by the coding sequence ATGGTCCGGTTGTTCATCCTCTTGGTCGCGGTCGAGCTCGTGCTGCTGATCCTGGCGCTCATCGGGTGCCTGTCGGCGGAGCGCGTGCGGGTCCTGCCGCGGCTGCTCTGGGTCCTGGTCGTGGTGCTGATCCCACTGGCCGGGCCGATCGCCTACTTCCTCTGGGGCCGTCCGGGCCACCCGGCGACCCGTCCACCGGCCCGCCCGGTCTCCCCGGACGACGATCCGGACTTCCTGCGCTCGATGGACTCCGAGCAGTCCCGCCGCGACCGCGAGCTGCTCGCCCAGTGGGAGCGTGAGCTGCGCAAGGAGGAGAAACCCCCGCCCCCGCCGCCGGACCGGCACCGGGACGACGAGCCCCAGGCGACCGACGACACGCCCCAGGCCCGCGACGACAAGCCCTGA
- a CDS encoding YidH family protein, translated as MFGGLIHWFDPESAHTEGTTPDYRFSLANERTFLAWIRTGLALIAGGLACAQFLPPLPIARLREIIAITLLVLGGLVALRAVDHWARAERAMRLGIDLPRSRFPAILAIAVAIGALLLVVSVSYRLFR; from the coding sequence GTGTTCGGAGGCCTGATCCACTGGTTCGACCCGGAGAGCGCCCACACCGAGGGCACCACTCCGGATTACCGGTTCTCGCTGGCCAACGAACGGACGTTCCTCGCCTGGATCCGCACCGGCCTGGCCCTGATCGCCGGTGGGCTGGCCTGCGCCCAGTTCCTGCCGCCGCTGCCGATCGCCCGGCTGCGCGAGATCATCGCGATCACGCTGCTGGTCCTCGGCGGGCTGGTCGCGCTGCGTGCGGTCGATCACTGGGCGCGCGCCGAGCGGGCCATGCGGCTCGGCATCGACCTGCCGCGGTCCAGGTTCCCGGCGATCCTGGCGATCGCGGTGGCGATCGGCGCCCTGCTCCTGGTCGTGAGCGTGTCGTACCGGCTGTTCCGGTGA
- a CDS encoding acetolactate synthase: MPEPIDGHGGELALAALRAFGVTEMFTLSGGHVFPLYAAAHESGFGVYDVRHEQSAVFAAEAVAKLRRRPGLAVLTAGPGVTNGISGLTSAHFNGSPVLVLGGRAPAFRWGAGSLQELDHVPLVAPVTKYAATVGDTAAIPGAIAAALTAALTPHRGPAFLDLPLDVIFSTGSAVAPAGPVIPVAEPDPDEVARAARLLARAARPVIVAGSDVWTGDAVDELRAAAEALRVPVFANGMGRGVLPPGHPLAFSRARRVALGQADVVAVVGTPLDFRLGFGAFGENPQIVHIVDAVGQRATHVTPEVSPAGDLRLILAGLAAGAGLSTSATGSSTPGAGRAASAADRADWIAGLRVAEDAARRRDDEAMAAGSDPIKPARVYGELRKVLAPDAVTIGDGGDFVSYAGRYLEPAQPGTWLDPGPYGCLGTGLGYAMGARVTYPDRQICVLIGDGAAGFSLMDAESLVRQGLPAVLVVGNNGVWGLEKHPMRAMYGFDVAADLQPGLRYDDVVRALGGAGETVAAAAELGPALRRAFDSGVPYLVNVLTDPADAYPRSSSLA, translated from the coding sequence ATGCCGGAGCCGATCGACGGGCACGGTGGCGAGCTGGCGCTGGCCGCGTTGCGCGCGTTCGGGGTGACCGAGATGTTCACGCTCTCCGGCGGCCACGTCTTCCCGCTCTACGCCGCGGCGCACGAGTCCGGGTTCGGGGTGTACGACGTCCGCCACGAGCAGTCCGCGGTCTTCGCCGCCGAGGCGGTCGCCAAGCTGCGGCGCCGCCCGGGGCTGGCGGTGCTCACCGCCGGGCCCGGGGTGACCAACGGCATCTCCGGGCTGACCAGCGCGCACTTCAACGGCTCCCCGGTGCTCGTGCTGGGCGGCCGCGCCCCGGCCTTCCGGTGGGGCGCCGGGAGTCTGCAGGAGCTCGATCACGTGCCGCTGGTCGCGCCGGTCACGAAGTATGCGGCGACGGTCGGCGACACCGCGGCGATTCCCGGTGCGATCGCCGCCGCTCTGACCGCGGCGCTGACCCCGCACCGCGGGCCGGCCTTCCTCGATCTGCCCCTCGATGTGATCTTCTCGACCGGGTCGGCGGTGGCGCCCGCCGGGCCGGTGATCCCGGTCGCCGAGCCGGATCCGGACGAGGTGGCGCGGGCCGCCCGGCTGCTGGCGCGGGCCGCGCGGCCGGTGATCGTCGCCGGCTCGGACGTCTGGACCGGGGACGCGGTCGACGAGCTGCGGGCCGCCGCGGAGGCGCTGCGCGTACCGGTCTTCGCGAACGGGATGGGGCGGGGCGTGCTGCCGCCGGGGCATCCGCTGGCGTTCTCACGGGCGCGGCGGGTGGCGCTCGGGCAGGCTGACGTGGTGGCGGTGGTCGGGACTCCGCTCGACTTCCGGTTGGGATTCGGCGCGTTTGGTGAGAACCCGCAAATCGTGCACATCGTGGACGCGGTGGGGCAGCGTGCGACGCATGTCACGCCGGAGGTCTCGCCCGCCGGCGATCTGCGGCTGATCCTGGCCGGGCTGGCCGCGGGCGCCGGCCTTTCCACGTCGGCCACCGGTTCTTCCACGCCGGGCGCCGGGCGCGCCGCATCGGCCGCGGATCGTGCGGACTGGATCGCCGGGCTGCGGGTGGCCGAGGACGCGGCCCGCCGGCGGGACGACGAGGCGATGGCGGCCGGCTCCGACCCGATCAAACCCGCCCGGGTGTACGGCGAACTGCGCAAAGTGCTCGCCCCGGACGCGGTCACGATCGGGGACGGCGGGGATTTCGTGTCGTACGCCGGCCGCTACCTGGAGCCCGCCCAGCCGGGGACGTGGCTCGACCCGGGGCCGTACGGCTGCCTCGGCACCGGGCTGGGCTACGCGATGGGGGCGCGGGTCACCTACCCCGATCGGCAGATCTGTGTGCTGATCGGGGACGGCGCCGCCGGGTTCTCGCTGATGGACGCGGAGTCCCTGGTCCGGCAGGGGCTGCCCGCGGTGCTCGTGGTCGGCAACAACGGCGTGTGGGGCCTGGAGAAACACCCGATGCGGGCGATGTACGGCTTCGACGTGGCCGCCGACCTGCAGCCGGGGCTCCGCTACGACGACGTGGTCCGGGCGCTCGGCGGGGCCGGGGAGACCGTGGCCGCGGCCGCCGAGCTGGGGCCGGCGTTGCGCCGGGCGTTCGACTCGGGCGTCCCCTACCTGGTGAACGTGCTCACCGACCCGGCCGACGCCTATCCACGATCGTCGTCCCTGGCCTGA
- a CDS encoding methyl-accepting chemotaxis protein has translation MSTAVAPSPAPSAEAALATIAAICRRMTAGDFEARLPPIGDHEAALAARTALNALLDRLDAFARESGAASAAAADGRFHRRFLTTGLQGTFRLSAEQINASVTAMRRNADQIAEATRARHALADELESAVLTVSEQVATAATEMGASANGLAQFAKGAVNDAERGLDTVTSLRTASEEIRHAVDLINQVASQTRLLALNATIEAARAGEAGRGFAVVANEVKELANETSSSSEEIMGQVNTVQQAAADAVGVLEAVTRSFREINNLIDGIARAVDGGGAAGMAGLSQLAEVLRAEVTRFLSTARQS, from the coding sequence ATGAGCACGGCCGTGGCCCCGTCGCCCGCGCCGTCGGCCGAGGCCGCGCTGGCCACGATCGCGGCGATCTGCCGCCGGATGACGGCCGGCGACTTCGAGGCGCGACTCCCCCCGATCGGCGACCACGAGGCCGCGCTGGCCGCCCGCACCGCGCTGAACGCCCTGCTGGACCGGCTCGACGCGTTCGCCCGGGAGTCCGGCGCCGCCTCCGCCGCGGCCGCCGACGGGCGCTTCCACCGCCGCTTCCTGACCACCGGGCTGCAGGGCACGTTCCGGCTGTCCGCCGAGCAGATCAACGCCTCGGTGACCGCGATGCGCCGCAACGCCGACCAGATCGCCGAGGCGACCCGGGCCCGGCACGCGCTCGCCGACGAGCTGGAGTCCGCCGTCCTGACCGTTTCCGAGCAGGTGGCGACGGCGGCGACCGAGATGGGCGCGTCCGCGAACGGCCTGGCCCAGTTCGCCAAGGGCGCGGTCAACGACGCCGAGCGCGGCCTGGACACGGTCACCTCGCTGCGCACCGCGTCCGAGGAGATCCGGCACGCGGTCGACCTGATCAACCAGGTGGCGTCGCAGACCCGGCTGCTGGCGCTGAACGCGACCATCGAGGCGGCCCGGGCGGGCGAGGCGGGGCGCGGCTTCGCGGTGGTCGCGAACGAGGTCAAGGAGCTCGCGAACGAGACCAGCTCGTCCAGCGAGGAGATCATGGGGCAGGTCAACACGGTCCAGCAGGCGGCGGCCGACGCGGTCGGTGTGCTGGAGGCGGTGACCAGGAGCTTCCGCGAGATCAACAACCTGATCGACGGGATCGCGCGGGCGGTCGACGGGGGCGGCGCGGCGGGCATGGCCGGCCTGTCGCAACTCGCCGAGGTGCTGCGCGCCGAGGTCACCCGCTTCCTCAGCACCGCCCGGCAATCCTGA
- a CDS encoding enoyl-CoA hydratase/isomerase family protein, whose product MSEFVRLEIADGIGTIRLERPPMNALNTQIQEELRAAATAAAGDPDVRAVVVWGGAKVFAAGADITEFTTVTYQHMVGRATALSGAFDAVARIPKPVVAAITGYALGGGCELALACDWRVVAEDAKLGQPEIKLGIIPGAGGTQRLARLVGPARAKELIFSGRMVDAEEALRIGLADRVVPADQVLATALELVRPYVTGPALALRAAKQAVDAGLSMDLAAGLALESHLFAGLFATDDRVEGTTAFVEKRKPKFTGQ is encoded by the coding sequence GTGAGTGAGTTCGTACGGCTGGAGATCGCGGACGGGATCGGCACGATCCGACTCGAACGGCCGCCGATGAACGCGCTCAACACGCAGATCCAGGAGGAGCTGCGGGCGGCCGCCACCGCCGCGGCCGGCGACCCGGACGTGCGCGCCGTCGTGGTCTGGGGCGGCGCGAAGGTGTTCGCCGCCGGCGCCGACATCACCGAGTTCACCACGGTCACCTACCAGCACATGGTGGGCCGGGCCACGGCGCTCTCCGGGGCGTTCGACGCGGTCGCCCGGATCCCCAAGCCGGTCGTCGCCGCGATCACCGGGTACGCGCTGGGCGGCGGCTGCGAGCTGGCCCTGGCCTGCGACTGGCGGGTGGTCGCCGAGGACGCCAAGCTCGGCCAGCCGGAGATCAAGCTGGGCATCATCCCGGGCGCCGGCGGCACCCAGCGACTGGCCCGGCTGGTCGGCCCGGCCCGCGCCAAGGAGCTGATCTTCTCCGGCCGGATGGTGGATGCCGAGGAGGCGTTGCGGATCGGGCTGGCCGACCGGGTGGTCCCGGCCGATCAGGTGCTGGCCACCGCGCTCGAGCTGGTCCGGCCGTACGTGACCGGCCCGGCGCTCGCCCTGCGCGCCGCCAAGCAGGCCGTCGACGCCGGACTCAGCATGGACCTCGCGGCCGGCCTGGCGCTGGAGTCGCACCTGTTCGCCGGGCTCTTCGCCACCGACGATCGGGTGGAGGGAACCACCGCTTTCGTCGAGAAGCGCAAGCCGAAGTTCACCGGACAGTAG
- a CDS encoding DUF6232 family protein, translated as MTTYYRDPDVLITSSGVHMNGREFRLPELLQVWHTRGDRSWSVIAKRGALGLAILLPLLVGALAIGVALIVHTDVAHSIAMLIGGVLVGLAVVPVADLLLERVDRSYDAGSRTIEIWGRVQGGEVLLLRTTNAQRFGRIYRALQRAMEPAMRP; from the coding sequence ATGACCACGTACTACCGGGATCCGGACGTACTGATCACGTCGTCCGGGGTACACATGAACGGCCGCGAGTTCCGCCTGCCCGAGCTGCTCCAGGTCTGGCACACCCGCGGCGACCGCTCCTGGTCGGTGATCGCCAAGCGGGGCGCGCTGGGCCTGGCCATCCTGCTGCCGCTGCTGGTCGGCGCGCTGGCGATCGGCGTCGCGCTGATCGTCCACACGGACGTGGCGCACTCGATCGCCATGCTGATCGGCGGGGTGCTGGTCGGCCTGGCCGTGGTGCCGGTCGCCGACCTGCTGCTGGAGCGGGTCGACCGGTCCTACGACGCGGGCAGCCGGACGATCGAGATCTGGGGCCGGGTGCAGGGCGGCGAGGTGCTGCTGCTCCGCACCACGAACGCACAGCGGTTCGGCCGGATCTACCGCGCCCTGCAACGCGCGATGGAACCCGCCATGCGACCGTGA
- a CDS encoding DUF202 domain-containing protein, producing MTRDPGASPERTRLAWRRTGMSAAVVALLAARPAFHPGAGPAEWLVAAAAMAGWATLIALALLRAPGLRTRPPPSAARTIRAYALITAAFAVIGGLVVML from the coding sequence ATGACGCGGGACCCCGGCGCCTCCCCGGAGCGCACCCGCCTGGCCTGGCGGCGCACCGGCATGTCCGCGGCGGTCGTCGCGCTGCTCGCCGCCCGCCCCGCCTTCCACCCCGGCGCCGGGCCGGCCGAGTGGCTGGTCGCCGCCGCCGCGATGGCCGGATGGGCGACCCTGATCGCGCTCGCCCTGCTCCGCGCACCGGGCCTGCGCACCCGCCCGCCACCGTCCGCGGCCCGCACGATCCGGGCCTACGCGCTGATCACCGCGGCCTTCGCGGTCATCGGCGGGTTGGTTGTCATGCTCTGA
- a CDS encoding PAS domain-containing protein has protein sequence MRATRTRPTGIERTFGDHEMIVTKTDPRGVITYANDVFLRVSAIPEDAAVGQPHSVIRHPDMPRAVFKLLWDVLGEEREIFAYVLNLAADGAHYWVLAHVTPSYDATGRVVGYHSNRRRPAPAAVAAISDLYARLRAAEARESHTPDAVAAGFQALRDILAERGMDYDELVWSLTNGSAR, from the coding sequence ATGAGAGCGACGCGGACACGGCCCACCGGGATCGAGCGGACCTTCGGCGACCACGAGATGATCGTCACCAAGACCGATCCACGTGGCGTGATCACCTACGCCAACGACGTGTTCCTGCGGGTCTCCGCGATCCCGGAGGACGCGGCGGTCGGGCAGCCGCACAGCGTGATCCGGCACCCGGACATGCCCCGCGCGGTGTTCAAGCTGCTCTGGGACGTGCTCGGCGAGGAGCGGGAGATCTTCGCCTACGTGCTGAACCTGGCCGCCGACGGCGCCCACTACTGGGTCCTCGCCCACGTCACGCCCTCCTACGACGCCACCGGCCGGGTCGTCGGATACCACTCGAACCGCCGCCGTCCGGCGCCCGCCGCGGTCGCCGCGATCAGCGATCTCTACGCCCGGCTCCGAGCCGCCGAGGCCCGCGAGAGCCACACCCCGGACGCCGTCGCGGCCGGCTTCCAGGCGTTGCGGGACATCCTGGCCGAGCGCGGGATGGACTACGACGAGCTGGTCTGGTCGCTGACGAACGGATCCGCCCGGTGA